The Pseudodesulfovibrio cashew genomic sequence AGGCCACGTTCATGGGGTGGGAAATATACTCCTCGCCAGAACGGCGCAGCACTCCCTTGTGCGCCCGAGCAGAGAAAAGATAGGCCCGCTGAATCAGGTCTTTGTCAGGATTATCTATATATGTCGAAACCTTGTCGACAATTTCATTGATGCGTATCATGCACTCTTCCGCGTTACGGTTGGTGTTGCAGCGTCGCAGGAATCCACCACTTGGTGAAATTGTATCCGATTCCTGCTGGGGCCGCCTTGATATTCTGTACACGTGCCTGCACGATTGGCAAGGATTTCGGTACGTACAGGAAGGAATACGGCACTTCATCGTGCAATATTTCCTGAACCCGGTCATAGATGGGCTTGCGCTTGACCGGATCCACCATCCGCCGGCCCCGCTCCAGCAGGGAATCCAGTTCATTGTTCTTGTAGCGGGTGAAATTCAGGCCGCCGTCCACGGCCATGGACGAATGCCAAACGCTGAAAATGTCCGGGTCCTGAAGGATGTTCCACCCCAGGATGAGGGCGTCGAACCGGCCCTTGTCCACAAATTCCTTGATGAACGCCGCCCACTCCACCGTACGCAGCTTGACCCGGATTCCGATACCCGCCAACCGCTGCTGGATGATTACTCCGGCCTTGATGCGCTGAGTATTCCCCTGGTTGGTCAGAATGGTGAAACGGAAAGGCACCCCGTCCTTGTCCAGCACTCCGTCGCCGTCACTGTCGGTCCATCCCGCTTCGGCCAGCAGGGCCTTAGCCTTCTCCGGATCATACGGGCGGGGCTTGACCGCGTCATTATATTGCCAGGTCCCCGGCTTGTAAGGCCCATTGGCTGCCTCTCCAAGGCCGTAGAGCACGCCCTTGACGATCTCGTCCCTGTCTATGGCAAAATCAATAGCCCTACGCACCCGCACATCCTGAAAGAACGGATGGCGCATATTATAGCCAAGGAAGGAATAGCCCGAAGCGAGATACTCGAACTTGTTGAAGCTGCCGTCCCACCCCGGCCCCTTGGTCTGATAAAGAAACTGGAGAGGAGCCAGGTCCATGGTGTCGAGATTGCCCGCCTTGAGTTCAAGGAACTGGGTGGAGAGGTCCGGAATGATGCGATAGATCTCATGCTCTATGTAAGGCCGCCCCTCAAAGAAGTCCGGATTCGCTTCCAACACCAACTGACTGCCCGGCACCCACTCCTTGAGCTTGTAAGGCCCGGCTCCGAGAGGCTGGCGGCTGTATTTTGTCTCGAGGAGGTTTTCCCCCTCAAGGGCGTGCTTGGGAAGGATGTCCATGGCCCAGGTAACCAACGCCTTGGCAAACGGCTGGTCATACTCCACTTCAAAGGAGTATTTGCCTGTTAGGCGGAACGCTTTGACTTCCTTGAAATTCGCTGCGTAAGCCGTAGGCGTCTTCGGATCAATCATCAACTTGTAGGTGAACTCCACGTCCTCTGCGGTTAGCGGTTCGCCATCGAACCAGCGGATATCCTCGCGCAACTTGAATTTGATCAGCTTGCCGCCGTTCTCTATGGAATAGGATTCCGCCGCATAGGGGACCAAATTGATGTTCTTGTCGTACTTCAGCAACGAGACGTAAATCTGCGTCGCCGCGGCATGGGAAGAACCGTCGGTCGCCAGCATGGATATGAGGTTGCTGGGCTCGCCCAGCCAGGCCTCGACAAAGGTTCCGCCATACTCTGGAACGGCGGGTACGGAGGCCGGGTCCACAGGGGGGACGGGGGTGGCCGGACCGTCACTGCCGCAACCGGCGAGGAGTGCCAGGAGGAGGTGAAGAACTACCAGGATGCGCAGGTTCATTTTTTCTTGCAAAATTACGGGGGTTGAATCATATAATCATGAGAGCATCGATCACGTTCCAGCACTATGAACCAATGGTGACGAAAAGCCAAGCGGACGGCCCCGGCGAAACATATTTTCGCAGTCTTGCCGAACACGATGGATAAGGGTAGAGGGTAATGTCCCTAATGTGACGTTGAGCCAAAGAGTCGAATGCATGAGTAGCGGTGAAGAACAGATAGTCAAGTCCATCCTGCAGGATTTCATCAAGGACTCCATCCCGGAATACATTCTGGAGATGGCCAATATGGTGGTATCCTCGGACGGCGTCACCAAGCTGGACCTCAAGAAGCGGGACCAGTACTGGGACATTGATGGCCAGGTCCAGGGCGAGGACTTCCAGAACTACACGTCCGAGATCGGCATCAACCTTGGCGAGCAGTCCATCAATTTCTATTGCAACTGTCCGGATTCCTTTTCCGGCGTCTGCCGCCACGTGGCCGCCACGGCCATCAAGATGCTCAACTCCATGGATTCCGACTCCGGCGAAGAAGCCCCCTTGCCACGCACGGACTGGAAGCAGACCTTCCGCCCCTTCTTCGCTACAGAACTGGAACCGGAGGCGGGCCGCCACTACCTGATCTATCGCATCTACCCTGAACTGGGCCGGCTGCAGGTAGCCTTTTTCCGTGCACGGCAAAACAAATCCGGCATTTCCCAGGTCCAGAACGAGGTCACCCTGGCCCAGATCGTTGAGAACCCCGATTGGTGCGACACCTCGCCCGCCCTGCCCGGCGTGGCGGAACAGATCGGCCACTATCTCGACTACTGGGGCCACAAGGTTGAGATCCCCGCAGGCCTGCACTCCTGGTTCTTCCGCGCGGTCAAGGGCGAATATTATCTCTACCTGCGCGAAGGCGACCAGCCCGTGACCATCGAGTCCAAGACCATGCA encodes the following:
- a CDS encoding peptide-binding protein → MNLRILVVLHLLLALLAGCGSDGPATPVPPVDPASVPAVPEYGGTFVEAWLGEPSNLISMLATDGSSHAAATQIYVSLLKYDKNINLVPYAAESYSIENGGKLIKFKLREDIRWFDGEPLTAEDVEFTYKLMIDPKTPTAYAANFKEVKAFRLTGKYSFEVEYDQPFAKALVTWAMDILPKHALEGENLLETKYSRQPLGAGPYKLKEWVPGSQLVLEANPDFFEGRPYIEHEIYRIIPDLSTQFLELKAGNLDTMDLAPLQFLYQTKGPGWDGSFNKFEYLASGYSFLGYNMRHPFFQDVRVRRAIDFAIDRDEIVKGVLYGLGEAANGPYKPGTWQYNDAVKPRPYDPEKAKALLAEAGWTDSDGDGVLDKDGVPFRFTILTNQGNTQRIKAGVIIQQRLAGIGIRVKLRTVEWAAFIKEFVDKGRFDALILGWNILQDPDIFSVWHSSMAVDGGLNFTRYKNNELDSLLERGRRMVDPVKRKPIYDRVQEILHDEVPYSFLYVPKSLPIVQARVQNIKAAPAGIGYNFTKWWIPATLQHQP